One genomic window of Bacillus sp. S3 includes the following:
- a CDS encoding phospholipase D-like domain-containing protein → MKKIIPNITGDVVLSYQENGFQEVIDNFNNAKFINIVTYNINTYEPSTELLKELRKVNKSTPITLILNIPARREDYINKSTGKIDTTTVNNAATKIKYTLQVLERQKFGDLNVYFNFDNHAKLVMTDQIAYIGSQNFSDASQGKFELGFIVREKAAIQKLKRTIFDGIKSNSILYATSEYAVVMEDLAEILRSSLKDIRTDIFTWVGDPPYTPEIEILDINNAYFNREKWENFKDIHSRFEEIVEKLISGYPQEFNKEDANKELETLDTFVSSFAQELDQLANFITNIEESMMWSKFRELDLGDNLDEALEGAADYVMYKKQLKFDRIEEKGSDLLKTFDAIETCINKIESLIDDIKDSMINKTVLENIHLIKNYK, encoded by the coding sequence ATGAAAAAAATTATTCCGAACATTACTGGAGACGTGGTTCTCTCCTACCAAGAAAATGGGTTTCAAGAGGTCATTGATAATTTTAACAATGCAAAGTTTATCAACATTGTCACTTATAACATTAATACCTATGAACCTAGTACTGAATTATTGAAAGAACTAAGAAAAGTAAATAAATCAACACCTATTACCTTAATTCTAAATATACCTGCACGCAGAGAAGATTATATAAATAAAAGTACAGGTAAAATTGACACTACAACTGTAAATAATGCAGCTACAAAAATTAAATACACTTTACAAGTCTTAGAACGGCAGAAATTTGGAGATTTAAATGTTTATTTTAATTTTGATAATCATGCGAAGTTAGTGATGACAGATCAAATCGCCTACATCGGGTCGCAAAATTTTTCTGATGCCAGTCAAGGTAAGTTTGAATTAGGCTTTATTGTAAGAGAAAAAGCCGCAATTCAAAAGTTAAAAAGAACTATATTTGATGGAATTAAATCAAATTCTATTCTTTATGCTACATCAGAGTATGCTGTTGTAATGGAGGATTTAGCTGAGATTTTAAGAAGTTCTTTAAAAGACATTAGAACTGATATATTTACTTGGGTTGGAGATCCTCCTTATACACCGGAAATTGAGATTTTAGACATTAATAATGCCTATTTTAATAGGGAAAAATGGGAAAATTTCAAAGACATCCATTCTCGATTCGAAGAAATTGTTGAAAAGCTAATTAGCGGATATCCCCAAGAGTTTAACAAAGAAGATGCAAATAAGGAGCTAGAAACATTAGATACATTTGTTTCCTCGTTTGCCCAAGAACTTGACCAACTCGCTAATTTCATTACAAATATTGAAGAATCCATGATGTGGAGTAAATTTCGTGAGTTAGACCTAGGAGATAACTTAGATGAAGCTTTAGAAGGTGCTGCTGATTATGTAATGTATAAAAAACAATTAAAGTTTGATCGAATCGAGGAAAAAGGTTCAGACTTACTCAAAACCTTCGATGCTATAGAAACTTGTATTAATAAAATTGAATCTCTAATAGATGATATTAAAGATTCAATGATTAACAAAACTGTTTTGGAAAACATTCACTTAATTAAAAATTATAAGTAA
- a CDS encoding DUF3800 domain-containing protein — protein MSLSPPLKTELMNIFFDESGQDSDRPSTMGGLLIPKSVYITTKMQELNKKLESGKIKLHWTEYSGHSELRENIKEAIYVFSEIARFTRMNVINYNRSTLDWRYKLSGDPASGKLDKREKQKHLNFATLMVYTKIPERIFYGLLRHFGKDIYIKTEIFIEKEGKYEKYDLEKRLQENLNTQSLYRSEQFWVTSCEMVTKGNMIGVELVDLLLGIIRLIINNKPLPPGLTMEEYAEQKIKGLYMKTQLVIELLKLPSFYAFISNIKYYEWDSHKELSEVSFKDYLDLFMANHFREFTS, from the coding sequence ATGTCTTTATCCCCACCCTTAAAAACCGAACTAATGAATATCTTTTTTGATGAAAGTGGTCAGGATTCTGACCGACCTTCTACTATGGGTGGATTGTTAATTCCTAAATCAGTTTATATCACTACAAAAATGCAAGAACTTAATAAAAAGTTAGAATCCGGCAAGATAAAATTACACTGGACTGAATATAGCGGCCATTCAGAACTAAGAGAAAACATAAAAGAAGCCATTTATGTTTTTTCAGAAATAGCAAGATTTACAAGGATGAATGTAATCAATTATAACCGGTCTACCCTTGATTGGAGATACAAACTATCTGGTGATCCAGCGAGCGGGAAATTGGACAAAAGAGAAAAACAAAAGCACCTAAACTTTGCCACATTAATGGTTTATACCAAAATACCCGAGCGTATTTTTTATGGTCTTCTAAGGCATTTTGGTAAAGATATATACATAAAAACAGAAATTTTCATTGAAAAAGAAGGTAAGTATGAAAAATATGACTTAGAAAAAAGATTACAAGAAAATCTTAATACTCAATCCCTATATCGATCTGAACAATTTTGGGTTACCAGTTGTGAAATGGTCACTAAAGGAAATATGATTGGAGTAGAATTAGTTGATTTATTACTAGGCATTATCCGATTAATAATTAATAATAAACCATTACCACCAGGTTTAACGATGGAAGAATATGCAGAACAGAAAATTAAGGGTCTTTATATGAAGACTCAGTTGGTAATTGAATTATTAAAACTCCCCTCTTTTTATGCGTTTATAAGTAATATTAAATATTATGAATGGGACAGTCATAAAGAATTGTCTGAGGTATCATTTAAAGATTATTTAGACCTGTTCATGGCTAATCATTTCAGAGAGTTTACTTCATAA
- a CDS encoding CoA transferase: MKKGRTSIANRNQKSLVLDLRSDEGKEIIYQLVKEADVIVENFRPGAMDRFGLGYEKLKEINPKIVYS; this comes from the coding sequence ATTAAAAAGGGGAGGACTTCAATTGCTAATCGAAATCAAAAAAGTCTGGTACTGGATTTACGATCGGATGAAGGTAAAGAGATCATTTACCAACTTGTAAAAGAAGCTGATGTAATTGTTGAAAATTTCCGCCCAGGAGCAATGGATCGATTTGGGTTAGGATATGAAAAATTAAAAGAAATTAATCCGAAAATTGTCTACTCTTAA
- a CDS encoding bifunctional 4-hydroxy-2-oxoglutarate aldolase/2-dehydro-3-deoxy-phosphogluconate aldolase, which translates to MIGVLTPTEILTDYENGADVVNLFPANSFGPGYLKDLKGPLPQIPIISTGVINVENVKEYLEASGIAVGLGSSLVNTSKLVEDKDYEQLTERALSFSKAIENY; encoded by the coding sequence GTGATTGGTGTCTTAACACCTACTGAAATTTTAACAGATTATGAAAACGGTGCGGATGTGGTTAATCTTTTTCCTGCCAACTCCTTTGGACCAGGATATTTAAAAGATCTGAAAGGACCTCTGCCTCAAATTCCTATTATTTCAACTGGCGTAATTAATGTAGAGAATGTGAAGGAATACTTAGAGGCAAGCGGCATAGCTGTTGGGTTGGGAAGTTCATTGGTGAATACTTCAAAATTGGTTGAGGATAAGGACTATGAACAACTAACAGAGAGAGCATTGAGTTTTAGTAAGGCTATAGAAAACTATTAA
- a CDS encoding sugar phosphate isomerase/epimerase family protein — protein MKLANKIGIIVDSLRLPVREGLKLAKGMGADGVQIYAVNGEMAPENLTSAARKELKDYISSLGLEISALCGDLGGHGFQDREMNPQKIEKSKRILDLAVDLGTNIVTTHIGIVPEDPATHVYESLQKACEELGVYAKSLDAYFAIETGPETSLRLKTFLDTLSTNGVSVNFDPANMVMVTGDDPVEGVKLLKDYIVHTHVKDGVRYKPIDPRDVYGALGYGGGVDHEQIAKMVTEGEYFRELPLGEGKVDFPSYFAALQGIDYQGYLTIEREVGTNPIHDIREAITYLRRFK, from the coding sequence GTGAAGTTAGCAAACAAAATTGGAATTATTGTTGATAGTCTTCGGCTGCCAGTACGTGAAGGTCTAAAGCTGGCAAAGGGGATGGGCGCTGACGGCGTCCAAATATATGCTGTAAATGGAGAAATGGCTCCTGAAAATTTAACTTCTGCAGCAAGGAAAGAATTAAAAGATTACATCTCTTCATTAGGGTTAGAAATATCAGCACTTTGCGGCGACCTCGGGGGACACGGATTTCAAGATAGAGAAATGAATCCGCAAAAAATTGAGAAATCAAAGAGAATCCTAGATTTAGCCGTTGACTTAGGAACCAATATTGTTACTACCCATATTGGGATAGTTCCTGAAGATCCTGCCACTCACGTATATGAGTCGTTGCAAAAGGCTTGTGAAGAATTAGGCGTATATGCAAAAAGTTTGGATGCTTATTTTGCGATTGAAACAGGTCCGGAAACTTCCTTAAGGCTGAAGACATTTTTGGATACTCTGAGCACGAATGGTGTTTCCGTCAATTTTGATCCAGCGAATATGGTTATGGTAACAGGTGATGATCCTGTAGAAGGCGTTAAGCTTTTGAAGGATTACATCGTTCATACGCATGTGAAGGACGGCGTCAGGTATAAACCGATAGATCCGCGTGATGTTTATGGCGCACTCGGCTACGGCGGCGGAGTGGACCATGAACAAATTGCCAAGATGGTCACCGAAGGGGAGTATTTCCGCGAGCTTCCATTAGGTGAGGGAAAGGTAGACTTCCCAAGCTATTTCGCTGCCCTTCAGGGGATAGATTATCAAGGTTACTTAACGATTGAAAGAGAAGTAGGGACGAACCCCATTCATGATATTCGTGAGGCGATAACCTATCTTCGGAGATTTAAATAA
- a CDS encoding Gfo/Idh/MocA family protein, translated as MGKLKVGVIGAGSISDMHFQSYANNEMTEIYAVCDLNQQRAEEKKNQYHAEVVYTSYEDLLKDPQIDAVSICTWNNSHAEISIAALHAGKHVLVEKPLCKTVEEALRVEEAVKKSGKILQVGFVRRFGTNTNVLKSFIDSGDLGDIYYAKASILRRLGNPGGWFADKERSGGGPLIDIGVHIIDLCWYLMGKPKVKSISGNTYSKLGNRSNIKNLSFYQAADYDPNINKVEDLANALIRFENGASLMIDVSFTLHLKKDETSVKIFGDKGGAEIEPELVIVTEKNNTILNAQPQIDSLSFDGSRAFQNEINHFAACCQGEEETISPVEDGVELMKILCGIYESSETGKEITFERSNVNI; from the coding sequence ATGGGTAAATTAAAAGTTGGTGTTATCGGGGCCGGTTCCATTTCAGATATGCACTTTCAGTCTTATGCTAACAATGAAATGACCGAAATCTATGCTGTCTGTGATCTGAATCAGCAGCGGGCTGAGGAAAAGAAGAATCAATATCATGCTGAAGTAGTTTATACGAGCTATGAAGATTTGTTAAAGGACCCTCAAATTGATGCTGTAAGTATTTGTACATGGAATAATTCTCACGCGGAAATTTCGATTGCTGCTTTACATGCAGGCAAGCATGTGTTGGTTGAAAAACCATTATGTAAAACAGTGGAGGAAGCTTTAAGGGTAGAAGAAGCAGTTAAGAAGAGCGGCAAAATCCTGCAGGTAGGTTTTGTCCGCCGATTTGGGACGAATACAAATGTTTTGAAGTCTTTTATTGATTCCGGTGATCTTGGCGACATTTATTATGCAAAGGCTTCAATTTTAAGGCGGTTAGGAAACCCTGGCGGCTGGTTTGCTGACAAGGAAAGATCTGGCGGCGGACCTCTGATCGATATCGGTGTTCATATCATTGATTTATGCTGGTATTTAATGGGGAAACCAAAAGTGAAATCTATAAGTGGAAATACCTATTCGAAACTTGGAAATCGCTCGAACATTAAAAATCTTTCTTTTTATCAAGCAGCGGATTATGACCCTAATATTAATAAAGTAGAAGACCTAGCAAATGCCCTCATTCGTTTTGAAAATGGCGCTTCCTTAATGATTGATGTCAGCTTTACCCTTCACCTTAAAAAGGATGAAACATCGGTTAAAATCTTTGGCGATAAAGGCGGAGCAGAGATCGAACCGGAACTTGTCATCGTAACAGAAAAAAATAACACGATTTTAAATGCCCAGCCGCAAATTGATTCCTTGTCCTTTGATGGCAGTCGAGCTTTCCAAAATGAAATTAACCATTTCGCTGCCTGCTGTCAGGGTGAAGAAGAAACCATCAGTCCGGTCGAAGATGGAGTGGAATTGATGAAAATTTTATGCGGTATCTATGAATCCAGTGAAACAGGTAAGGAAATCACCTTTGAACGCTCGAATGTGAACATTTAA
- a CDS encoding sugar phosphate isomerase/epimerase family protein yields the protein MKLGISSYSLQGAIDSKEMTILDVVQWVADQGGEHVEIVPIGFSLAEDLSLVDAIRQKAEAAGIEISNYAIGANFLTDDFEKEVERVKQEVDIAHTLGVKRMRHDVAWKAPNEISIRNFEKDLPKMVEACQIIADYAAQFDIVTSVENHGYYVQASDRVQRLVHMVDRENFKTTLDTGNFLCVDEDPVAAVKKNISYASMVHVKDFYQRSSALGLGEGWFPSSSGKYLRGAITGHGDINLPEVLKVIKQSGYDGYISIEFEGLEECKRAAKISLENVRGIWEAV from the coding sequence ATGAAACTCGGTATTAGTTCGTACAGCTTACAAGGTGCTATCGATTCTAAGGAAATGACGATTTTAGATGTTGTTCAATGGGTTGCTGATCAAGGGGGGGAACATGTGGAGATTGTTCCGATCGGGTTTAGTTTGGCCGAGGATTTGTCATTGGTCGATGCGATCCGCCAAAAAGCGGAAGCAGCAGGGATCGAGATCTCTAATTATGCTATTGGAGCCAATTTCCTGACTGACGATTTTGAAAAAGAAGTCGAACGGGTAAAACAGGAAGTTGATATCGCTCATACCCTCGGTGTAAAACGGATGAGACATGATGTCGCATGGAAGGCGCCAAACGAAATCTCGATTCGTAATTTTGAAAAGGATCTTCCAAAAATGGTAGAAGCCTGCCAAATCATTGCTGATTATGCCGCACAGTTTGATATTGTGACCAGTGTAGAGAACCATGGTTACTATGTTCAGGCAAGTGATCGCGTTCAGCGTTTGGTCCATATGGTCGATAGGGAAAATTTTAAGACTACATTAGATACAGGCAATTTCCTTTGTGTTGACGAGGACCCAGTAGCGGCTGTTAAGAAAAATATATCGTACGCATCCATGGTTCATGTGAAGGATTTTTACCAAAGATCTTCAGCGCTTGGTCTGGGAGAGGGCTGGTTCCCATCAAGCTCAGGCAAGTACTTAAGAGGTGCCATTACGGGGCATGGGGATATCAATTTGCCAGAAGTCTTAAAGGTTATTAAACAATCAGGCTATGACGGCTATATTTCTATTGAATTTGAAGGACTAGAAGAATGTAAAAGAGCCGCAAAAATTAGTTTGGAAAATGTAAGAGGAATTTGGGAAGCCGTTTAG
- a CDS encoding glycoside hydrolase family 35 protein: protein MSGLTYNHQSFLLDGKEIQLLSGAMHYFRTVPEYWEDRLLKLKECGFNTVETYVAWNLHEPEEGQFVFEGIADIERFIQTAEKVGLHVIVRPGPYICAEWEFGGFPYWLLTVPNIQLRCYNQPYLEKGDVFFDVLFKRLQPLLRSNGGPIIAIQVENEYGSFGNDQKYLRYMRDSIQKRIGDELIFTSDGPAPSMLHGGMIEGVLETVNFGSRTESAFEQLKQYQPNAPLMCMEFWHGWFDHWGEEHHTRSSESVIESLESILEQKGSVNFYMAHGGTNFGFYNGANHNDEVYEPTITSYDYDGLLTESGDVTEKFFAVRKTFEKYFELPEMKLPPVTPKKQYGEVHLVENVALLDSLNLLSIPQQSQTPLTMEEYGQGYGFIVYETVIKGAYGRQTITVQDVHDRGQIYVNGEYAGLVERIGGRSSIEVDITAAETKLQIVVENMGRVNYGPLLKDYKGITEGVRAGFQFLFDWTVYPLPLNDLSSLKFTNDEPKVNHPYLHRGTLNIDEVADTFIDMSGWTKGVVFVNGHNLGRYWEIGPQQTLYVPAPFLHKGENEIVVLELHDHKGSIRFVDQPVLG, encoded by the coding sequence ATGTCAGGATTAACGTATAATCATCAATCGTTTTTATTAGATGGTAAAGAAATTCAATTATTAAGCGGGGCGATGCATTATTTCCGGACCGTGCCAGAATATTGGGAAGATCGGTTACTTAAATTAAAAGAATGCGGTTTTAATACGGTTGAAACCTATGTGGCGTGGAATTTACATGAGCCGGAGGAAGGACAATTTGTTTTTGAGGGTATTGCTGACATTGAGCGCTTCATCCAAACGGCAGAAAAGGTTGGTCTTCATGTTATTGTCCGCCCTGGCCCGTACATTTGTGCCGAGTGGGAGTTTGGCGGTTTCCCTTATTGGTTATTGACGGTGCCAAATATTCAATTACGCTGCTACAATCAACCGTATTTAGAAAAAGGAGATGTGTTCTTCGATGTACTATTTAAGCGATTACAGCCTTTGCTTCGTTCTAATGGCGGTCCTATCATTGCGATTCAGGTTGAAAATGAGTACGGCAGTTTTGGAAATGATCAAAAGTATTTACGGTATATGCGGGACAGCATCCAAAAAAGGATTGGAGACGAGCTTATCTTCACTTCGGATGGTCCGGCACCGAGCATGCTTCATGGCGGGATGATTGAAGGCGTTCTGGAAACGGTCAATTTTGGTTCCCGCACAGAAAGCGCATTTGAACAATTAAAGCAGTACCAGCCAAATGCTCCACTGATGTGTATGGAGTTTTGGCATGGGTGGTTTGATCATTGGGGCGAGGAGCATCATACGCGGTCCTCTGAAAGTGTCATTGAGTCATTGGAGAGTATTTTAGAGCAAAAAGGTTCTGTTAATTTTTATATGGCGCACGGTGGGACGAATTTTGGCTTCTATAATGGGGCCAATCACAATGATGAAGTTTATGAACCGACGATTACTAGCTATGATTATGATGGCTTGTTGACAGAATCTGGGGATGTGACAGAGAAATTCTTTGCGGTGAGAAAGACGTTTGAAAAATACTTTGAGTTACCAGAAATGAAATTACCTCCTGTGACACCAAAAAAACAGTATGGTGAAGTTCATTTGGTGGAGAATGTTGCTTTACTAGATTCATTGAATCTACTCTCAATTCCACAGCAGAGCCAAACTCCCTTAACGATGGAAGAGTATGGGCAGGGTTATGGGTTTATTGTCTATGAAACGGTGATTAAAGGAGCTTACGGAAGGCAGACGATCACAGTTCAGGATGTTCATGACCGCGGGCAGATATATGTGAATGGTGAATATGCTGGTCTAGTGGAGCGGATTGGCGGCCGCTCAAGTATTGAGGTTGATATCACCGCGGCAGAAACGAAACTGCAGATTGTTGTCGAAAATATGGGACGTGTCAACTACGGTCCGTTACTTAAGGATTATAAAGGGATTACCGAAGGTGTACGAGCAGGATTCCAATTTTTATTTGATTGGACTGTGTATCCGCTGCCATTAAACGATTTGAGTTCCTTGAAGTTCACCAATGATGAACCAAAAGTAAATCATCCTTATCTTCACCGAGGTACCTTGAATATTGATGAAGTGGCAGATACGTTCATCGATATGTCTGGATGGACAAAAGGGGTTGTTTTTGTGAATGGTCATAATCTTGGCCGTTACTGGGAAATCGGTCCACAGCAAACCCTCTATGTCCCTGCCCCGTTTTTGCATAAGGGAGAAAACGAAATCGTCGTTTTAGAATTACATGACCATAAAGGAAGTATAAGATTTGTGGACCAGCCTGTGTTAGGATAA
- a CDS encoding lactate utilization protein C, with translation MSGMIQNRDVFFDKIANRLGREPKKSLEKPNWNYHPQDEVLKNATQDELVEVLKEQCKNIHTDFVLTTTEKLSESVKEVVHQFGGGSVITWKDERFSQYGLTKLMEKEWPKEGIELHIWDHTKGEENIAKAEAANVGITISEVTLAESGTAVLFSSRDRGRSVSFLPATSIIIVPKSSIVPRMTQAARFINEKVKNGEQIASCINFITGPSNSADIEMILVVGVHGPIKTAYLVVEDI, from the coding sequence ATGAGCGGAATGATCCAGAATCGCGATGTTTTTTTTGATAAAATCGCCAATCGACTAGGACGAGAACCAAAAAAGTCATTGGAAAAACCAAATTGGAACTATCATCCTCAAGATGAGGTGTTAAAAAACGCCACACAAGATGAGCTGGTGGAAGTGTTAAAAGAACAATGCAAAAATATTCATACTGATTTTGTATTAACTACTACTGAAAAGCTTTCTGAGTCAGTAAAAGAAGTTGTTCATCAATTTGGCGGCGGTTCAGTCATTACTTGGAAAGACGAGCGCTTTTCACAATATGGCCTCACAAAGCTAATGGAAAAAGAATGGCCGAAAGAAGGAATCGAACTTCATATTTGGGACCATACAAAAGGTGAGGAAAATATCGCTAAGGCCGAGGCTGCAAATGTTGGAATTACGATCAGTGAAGTAACCCTGGCAGAATCAGGCACAGCAGTTCTTTTTAGCAGTAGGGATAGGGGGAGAAGTGTCAGCTTTTTACCGGCAACTTCCATTATTATTGTTCCAAAAAGCAGCATTGTTCCCCGCATGACCCAAGCGGCACGTTTCATAAACGAAAAAGTAAAAAACGGCGAACAAATAGCCTCATGCATCAACTTCATAACTGGACCAAGCAACTCAGCAGACATCGAAATGATTCTTGTTGTCGGTGTCCATGGACCAATAAAAACTGCTTATTTAGTGGTGGAAGATATCTAA
- a CDS encoding LutB/LldF family L-lactate oxidation iron-sulfur protein encodes MSMKISEEKFTDRVDKGLHDSFMRGAVSSAQGRFQSRRLGAAEELGNWEDWRSHGEEIRQHVLENLDYYLYQLSENVSKRGGHVFFAQTAEEATEYIKTVAEKKNAKKIVKSKSMVTEEIHLNAGLEQLGCQVIETDLGEYILQVDDHEPPSHIVVPALHKNKEQIRDVFKEKHGYQQTEKPEELALHAREKLRQEYLTADIGITGCNFAIADTGSITLVTNEGNADLVCALPKTQITVMGMERLVPSFEEMEVLVSLLTRSAVGQKLTSYITTLTGPKEDGDVDGPDEFHLVIVDNGRSDILGGEFQSILQCIRCAACVNVCPVYRHVGGHSYGSIYSGPVGAVLSPLLGGYEDYKELPYASTLCGACTEACPVKIPLHQLLHKHRQVIVEKEGRAPISEKLLMKAFGFGTSSPALYKFGSKLAAPVMSPLTKDEKISKGPGPLKAWTESRDFPAPNKERFRDWFKNRPQGGKES; translated from the coding sequence ATGTCGATGAAAATAAGCGAAGAGAAGTTTACTGACCGCGTTGATAAAGGACTGCACGATTCCTTCATGCGGGGAGCTGTTTCGAGTGCCCAAGGGCGATTTCAATCACGTCGTTTGGGGGCTGCAGAAGAGTTAGGGAACTGGGAGGATTGGCGCTCACACGGGGAAGAAATCCGCCAGCATGTACTAGAAAACCTAGACTATTATTTATATCAGCTAAGTGAGAATGTCTCAAAACGAGGAGGACATGTCTTCTTTGCGCAAACGGCTGAAGAAGCAACGGAGTATATTAAGACTGTCGCTGAAAAGAAAAATGCTAAAAAGATCGTAAAATCAAAGTCGATGGTGACGGAAGAGATCCATTTAAATGCAGGTCTTGAGCAATTAGGTTGTCAGGTGATTGAAACAGACCTCGGGGAATACATTTTGCAAGTGGATGACCATGAGCCGCCTTCTCACATAGTTGTTCCTGCGCTGCACAAAAATAAGGAGCAAATCCGCGATGTTTTTAAAGAAAAGCATGGATATCAACAGACAGAAAAACCAGAAGAGCTCGCATTACATGCGCGTGAAAAACTGCGGCAAGAATATTTGACGGCAGATATCGGAATCACAGGGTGTAATTTTGCCATTGCTGACACCGGCTCGATCACCCTCGTGACAAACGAAGGAAATGCCGATTTGGTATGCGCCCTGCCGAAAACACAAATCACAGTCATGGGTATGGAAAGACTGGTTCCGTCCTTTGAAGAGATGGAAGTCCTTGTTAGCCTGTTAACGAGAAGTGCTGTAGGGCAAAAGCTGACAAGCTATATCACCACATTAACTGGCCCAAAAGAGGACGGCGATGTCGACGGACCTGATGAGTTTCACCTCGTCATTGTCGATAATGGCAGATCGGACATTCTTGGCGGAGAATTCCAATCGATTCTCCAATGCATCCGCTGTGCAGCTTGTGTGAATGTCTGTCCTGTTTATCGGCATGTTGGCGGACATTCATACGGTTCCATCTATTCTGGTCCTGTCGGTGCAGTTCTTTCCCCATTACTTGGCGGTTATGAGGATTATAAAGAGTTACCATATGCCTCGACATTATGCGGGGCATGTACAGAGGCATGCCCAGTGAAGATCCCGCTTCATCAGCTTCTTCATAAACATCGCCAAGTCATTGTGGAAAAAGAAGGACGTGCACCGATATCTGAAAAGCTTTTAATGAAGGCATTCGGTTTTGGTACCTCGTCCCCTGCTTTATATAAATTCGGTTCAAAACTAGCGGCACCGGTTATGTCACCATTAACAAAGGATGAAAAAATCTCAAAAGGTCCAGGACCTTTAAAAGCATGGACAGAATCAAGGGATTTCCCTGCTCCAAATAAAGAGAGATTCCGTGATTGGTTTAAAAATCGACCGCAAGGAGGGAAAGAATCATGA
- a CDS encoding (Fe-S)-binding protein gives MKVSLFATCLVDMFQGDVGKATVEVLERLGCEIDFPESQICCGQPSYNSGYVKESKEAMKSMITTFEYAEYVVSPAGSCAYMFKEYPHIFKGDPVWEPKAKALADKTYEFTEFIVDVLKVEDVGAKLEGKATFHTSCHMTRLLGVKQAPMRLLSHVKGLKFTELPGKERCCGFGGTFSVKMGNISEQMVEEKVCTVEETRADILIGADAGCLMNIGGRIARKDMPVKVMHIAEVLNSR, from the coding sequence GTGAAAGTTAGTCTTTTTGCTACTTGTTTAGTAGATATGTTTCAAGGTGATGTAGGCAAAGCAACAGTGGAAGTACTAGAAAGACTCGGATGTGAAATTGATTTTCCAGAATCACAAATTTGCTGCGGTCAGCCTTCCTATAACAGTGGGTACGTAAAAGAATCAAAAGAAGCAATGAAAAGTATGATTACCACCTTTGAATATGCGGAATATGTTGTTTCTCCAGCTGGTTCCTGTGCCTATATGTTTAAAGAATACCCCCATATCTTTAAAGGCGATCCTGTATGGGAGCCTAAGGCAAAAGCACTTGCGGATAAAACCTATGAATTCACTGAATTTATCGTTGATGTGTTAAAAGTGGAAGATGTGGGTGCAAAATTAGAAGGTAAAGCAACTTTCCACACCTCTTGTCATATGACAAGATTACTCGGAGTCAAACAAGCACCAATGCGCCTTTTAAGTCATGTAAAGGGGTTAAAATTCACCGAGCTACCAGGTAAAGAGAGATGCTGCGGATTCGGAGGCACCTTCTCCGTTAAAATGGGGAATATCTCAGAGCAAATGGTCGAAGAAAAGGTTTGTACAGTTGAAGAGACCAGGGCAGATATATTAATTGGAGCAGATGCTGGATGCTTAATGAATATAGGCGGCCGTATTGCCCGAAAAGACATGCCGGTTAAAGTCATGCATATTGCAGAGGTCCTTAACAGCCGGTAA
- a CDS encoding PTS glucose transporter subunit IIA, which translates to MFNKLFKNKNVESKTSIYAPVDGEVIPLEEVPDPVFSGKLMGDGIAIKPANGKVVSPVQGEIIQVFPTKHAIGVRTKNGVEILLHIGLETVNLKGEGFTVFVKEGDLVNVGDKILDFNKEIIEEKASSTITPIIIMNSDKISDIQYSTKNDVTAGKDEILVIEK; encoded by the coding sequence ATGTTTAATAAACTTTTTAAGAATAAAAATGTAGAATCAAAAACATCTATTTATGCCCCTGTTGATGGGGAAGTAATCCCATTAGAGGAAGTACCCGATCCTGTATTTTCAGGAAAATTAATGGGCGATGGCATTGCAATAAAACCAGCAAACGGAAAGGTCGTTTCACCCGTACAGGGAGAAATTATCCAAGTATTCCCTACAAAGCATGCCATTGGGGTTCGTACTAAGAATGGTGTGGAAATTTTATTGCACATTGGATTGGAAACCGTTAATTTGAAAGGTGAAGGCTTTACCGTCTTTGTCAAGGAAGGCGACCTCGTCAATGTAGGTGACAAGATTTTAGACTTTAATAAAGAAATAATCGAGGAAAAAGCAAGTAGCACGATTACACCTATTATTATTATGAACTCTGATAAAATTAGTGACATTCAATATTCTACGAAAAATGACGTCACTGCAGGTAAAGATGAAATTCTAGTGATTGAGAAATAA